A window of Pseudomonadota bacterium contains these coding sequences:
- a CDS encoding acyltransferase, protein MDLKAFGELFSRLTRFKANSYHPLVWILGEPKIGTGVYIGGMSEINATGTTVEIGDGCDIASFVSINAADSHRKCLGLSPDVDRKPIRIGHHVFIGSHSVVKGGADIGHHSVVAAGTIVDAVQIPPYSLVIGNPMQVKAGYYRRYFEADAL, encoded by the coding sequence ATCGATCTGAAGGCATTTGGAGAGCTGTTCAGCCGACTGACCCGATTCAAGGCCAATTCCTACCATCCCCTCGTCTGGATCCTCGGCGAACCCAAGATAGGCACTGGCGTCTACATCGGTGGGATGTCGGAGATCAACGCCACAGGGACCACCGTGGAGATCGGCGACGGGTGCGACATCGCATCGTTCGTCTCCATCAACGCCGCCGACTCACACAGGAAGTGCCTGGGGCTCAGCCCGGACGTGGATCGCAAACCGATTCGCATCGGACATCACGTGTTCATCGGCTCGCACTCGGTCGTGAAGGGGGGGGCCGACATCGGACATCACAGCGTGGTTGCCGCGGGTACAATCGTGGATGCGGTGCAGATCCCCCCCTACTCACTCGTCATCGGCAATCCGATGCAGGTCAAGGCGGGATACTACCGGAGATACTTCGAAGCAGACGCCCTATGA
- a CDS encoding N-acetylneuraminate synthase, giving the protein MTDSAPVCASSNPQHPWTAGGAMKQNIRVGPYEIGPGEPPFIIAEVGINHNGRLDLACEMIQTAKRAGASAVKFQTFKAEEFCGDETATYTYLSQGRTVTEPMREMFKRVELRREAWFKIKEECDRNDIIFMSTPQNVSDMRLLLEIGVPMLKIGSDDFTNIPLVKTYAQTGLPLVLSCGMSDLAEVHQTLEAAGAFEGHPTVLCLCTSQYPTPPADVNLRKLETLKHAFPMVHLGFSDHSQGPLASSLATAFGACVFEKHFTLSRDLPGPDHWFSENPETLKAWVDAIKTSTLLLGSALVRPTTEEREMKKIARRSIAALTDIACGTALTHENTGLRRPGTGLPPVLLEQLIGMRSTRDIKQGEHMQLGDFTK; this is encoded by the coding sequence ATGACAGACAGCGCCCCCGTCTGCGCATCAAGCAACCCCCAACACCCCTGGACAGCAGGAGGAGCAATGAAACAGAACATCCGGGTAGGCCCCTATGAGATTGGTCCGGGTGAGCCTCCCTTCATCATTGCCGAGGTGGGCATCAACCACAACGGACGCCTCGACCTCGCCTGTGAGATGATTCAGACAGCAAAGCGCGCAGGCGCGTCAGCCGTGAAGTTCCAGACGTTCAAGGCAGAAGAGTTCTGCGGCGATGAAACCGCCACCTACACCTACCTCTCCCAGGGAAGAACCGTCACCGAACCGATGCGCGAGATGTTCAAGCGGGTCGAGCTGCGCCGCGAGGCCTGGTTCAAGATCAAGGAGGAGTGCGACCGCAACGACATCATCTTCATGTCGACCCCGCAGAACGTCTCCGACATGCGCCTCCTGCTCGAGATCGGAGTGCCGATGCTCAAGATCGGGTCAGATGACTTCACCAACATCCCGCTTGTGAAGACCTATGCCCAGACGGGTCTCCCCTTGGTCCTCTCGTGCGGGATGTCTGATCTGGCTGAGGTGCATCAGACGCTCGAAGCCGCAGGCGCCTTCGAAGGGCACCCCACCGTGCTCTGTCTGTGCACCTCCCAGTATCCCACCCCGCCGGCAGATGTGAACCTCCGCAAGCTGGAGACCCTGAAACACGCCTTTCCAATGGTCCATCTCGGATTCTCTGATCACTCCCAGGGGCCGCTCGCGTCATCGCTGGCCACCGCCTTCGGCGCCTGTGTGTTCGAGAAGCACTTCACGCTGTCTCGAGACCTGCCCGGACCCGATCACTGGTTCAGCGAGAACCCGGAGACACTGAAGGCGTGGGTCGACGCAATCAAGACCTCCACGCTCCTCCTCGGGAGCGCACTCGTCCGTCCCACCACTGAAGAGAGGGAGATGAAGAAGATCGCCCGTCGCAGCATTGCCGCCCTCACCGATATCGCGTGCGGGACAGCCCTGACCCACGAGAACACAGGGCTGCGCCGGCCTGGCACGGGCCTTCCTCCCGTGCTCCTGGAGCAGCTCATCGGCATGCGATCAACACGAGACATCAAGCAAGGAGAACACATGCAGCTCGGAGACTTCACGAAATGA
- a CDS encoding class I SAM-dependent methyltransferase, translating into MGFSKEWNDTYASNAHLSIWPWSDVVSLVHRHCKRTLAAGGAVLEVGCGAGANIPLFLSLGLDYYGLEGSPVIVDQLHTRFPDLRSAIVCADFTEEIPLERSFDIIVDRAALTHNDSSAIARALKEIREKMTPRGTFIGVDWFSSNHSDAALGEPVDAHTRTMLPRGQFTGVGKVHFSDEHHLRQLFRDFELIYLEEKIHRCFEPGTGHQFASWNVVARCPE; encoded by the coding sequence GTGGGATTTTCAAAGGAATGGAACGACACCTACGCCTCGAACGCGCATCTCTCGATCTGGCCGTGGTCAGATGTGGTGAGCCTCGTTCACCGGCACTGCAAGCGCACCCTGGCCGCTGGAGGTGCGGTTCTCGAGGTGGGCTGCGGCGCGGGCGCCAACATTCCCCTCTTCCTCTCGCTCGGCCTCGATTACTACGGCCTCGAAGGCAGCCCTGTGATTGTCGATCAGCTGCACACCCGCTTCCCAGACCTTCGAAGCGCCATCGTATGCGCTGACTTCACCGAGGAGATCCCGCTCGAACGCAGCTTCGACATCATCGTCGATCGTGCCGCCCTCACGCACAACGATTCAAGCGCCATCGCTCGTGCCCTGAAGGAGATCAGAGAGAAGATGACCCCGAGAGGAACCTTCATCGGTGTAGACTGGTTCTCCAGCAACCACTCCGACGCAGCACTCGGAGAACCCGTCGACGCACACACGCGCACGATGCTCCCCCGAGGTCAGTTCACCGGCGTGGGCAAGGTCCATTTCTCAGACGAGCACCATCTTCGACAGCTCTTTCGCGATTTTGAGCTGATCTATCTCGAGGAGAAGATCCACCGCTGCTTCGAACCCGGCACCGGTCATCAGTTCGCTTCGTGGAACGTCGTTGCGAGATGTCCTGAATGA
- the pseG gene encoding UDP-2,4-diacetamido-2,4,6-trideoxy-beta-L-altropyranose hydrolase translates to MSLHPQQRLLIRADAAYEIGTGHVMRCLALAHAWQAAGGQCSFAMSWSISGLEERLEADGCTVHRSEPPADLAADALHTATLAKEIDAQWIVVDGYRFDSPYIESLRRHGFRVLLIDDEGRLPHYTADVVLNQNLQAAPSLYAHRSAHTRLLLGTRYTMLRKEFYPYRGIRRETSAVGRKVLITMGGSDPLNVTPLAIEAVRLLEHGQVEARIIVGGGNPRHTELVASVSDTPNFHIVHDVVDMTPHLEWADAAITGAGSTCWELALIGVPMLTVVLADNQWPIAAALSEAEAGVNLGRAETLSSAAIAAQLHVILPDADLRARMRHNAQTVVDGFGGDRVVAALRTDPP, encoded by the coding sequence ATGAGCCTGCACCCGCAGCAGCGGCTCTTGATCCGCGCCGACGCAGCCTACGAGATCGGCACCGGACACGTCATGCGCTGCCTGGCGCTGGCACACGCCTGGCAGGCGGCGGGAGGGCAGTGCTCGTTCGCCATGTCGTGGTCGATATCCGGTCTCGAGGAACGGCTCGAGGCAGACGGGTGCACGGTGCATCGCTCGGAGCCCCCAGCCGATCTGGCTGCGGACGCCCTTCACACCGCCACGCTGGCGAAAGAGATCGACGCGCAGTGGATCGTGGTGGACGGCTACCGATTCGACAGCCCCTACATCGAGTCGCTGCGACGGCACGGGTTCCGCGTGCTGCTCATCGACGACGAGGGACGCCTTCCGCACTACACGGCTGATGTCGTGCTCAACCAGAACCTCCAGGCTGCGCCGTCGCTGTATGCGCACCGCAGCGCCCACACGCGGCTGCTTCTCGGTACCCGGTACACGATGCTGCGCAAAGAGTTCTATCCGTATCGCGGAATCCGCCGAGAAACAAGCGCGGTCGGCCGAAAGGTTCTCATCACGATGGGGGGGAGCGACCCCCTGAACGTCACGCCACTGGCCATCGAGGCCGTGCGACTGCTCGAGCATGGCCAGGTCGAGGCCCGGATCATCGTGGGCGGAGGCAACCCTCGCCACACCGAGCTCGTGGCCAGTGTCAGCGACACCCCGAACTTCCACATCGTGCACGACGTCGTCGACATGACCCCGCACCTCGAATGGGCCGACGCCGCCATCACCGGTGCTGGCAGCACGTGCTGGGAGCTCGCACTCATCGGCGTTCCGATGTTGACGGTCGTTCTCGCCGACAACCAATGGCCCATCGCAGCCGCTTTGTCTGAAGCAGAAGCGGGCGTGAACCTGGGCAGGGCCGAGACCCTTTCTTCCGCCGCCATCGCGGCGCAGCTGCACGTCATTCTGCCAGACGCAGATCTTCGCGCACGAATGCGGCACAACGCCCAGACCGTGGTTGACGGATTCGGCGGTGACCGCGTGGTCGCGGCCCTTCGAACGGATCCCCCCTGA